From a single Lates calcarifer isolate ASB-BC8 linkage group LG12, TLL_Latcal_v3, whole genome shotgun sequence genomic region:
- the tspo gene encoding translocator protein, with product MWLPMIGMTALPHLGGLYGGYITRKEVKTWYTTLQKPSWRPPNAAFPVVWTCLYTGMGYGSYLVWKELGGFTEDAVVPLGLYGLQLALNWAWTPIFFGAHKLKWALFEIVLLTGTVGATMVSWYPVNRTATLLMAPYLAWLCLATSLNYCIWKDNPEKKEE from the exons ATGTGGCTGCCTATGATTGGAATGACCGCCCTGCCACACCTGGGAGGGCTCTATGGTGGTTACATTACACGCAAAGAGGTGAAGACCTGGTACACAACCCTGCAGAAACCATCATGGCGCCCACCGAATGCAGCATTCCCTGTGGTGTGGACGTGTCTGTACACAGGCATGGG GTATGGCTCCTACCTGGTGTGGAAAGAGCTGGGAGGTTTCACTGAGGATGCAGTGGTTCCACTGGGACTTTATGGGCTACAGCTAGCTCTGAACTGGGCCTGGACTCCTATTTTCTTTGGTGCACACAAGCTGAAATGG GCGCTCTTTGAGATTGTGCTTCTCACTGGGACTGTCGGAGCCACTATGGTGTCTTGGTATCCCGTCAACCGCACCGCCACTCTGCTCATGGCGCCCTACCTGGCCTGGCTGTGCCTCGCCACCTCCCTCAACTACTGCATATGGAAAGACAACcctgaaaagaaagaagagtAG
- the LOC108889361 gene encoding ubiquinol-cytochrome-c reductase complex assembly factor 2 — protein sequence MSATRYRRFLKLCEEWPRDETKKGRDLGTFLRQKVAAAFREGENTQISDPDKCDQMYESLARINGNVYRQRFPRVRDTSFTGVTVEECKVLLSGNMQQMDEEKKGLWKTLMERFSSKSPEDVPEKAPEK from the exons ATGTCTGCCACTCGGTACCGTCGGTTCTTGAAGCTGTGTGAAGAGTGGCCCCGGGACGAGACCAAGAAAGGCCGCGATTTGGGGACGTTCCTGCGGCAGAAAGTAGCCGCCGCCTTCCGCGAgggtgaaaacacacag atCTCAGATCCAGACAAATGTGACCAGATGTATGAAAGTTTGGCCCGAATAAATGGCAACGTATACAGACAACGA TTTCCTCGTGTAAGAGACACAAGCTTTACTGGCGTTACAGTGGAAGAATGTAAAGTGCTATTGTCAG gGAATATGCAACAGATGGACGAGGAGAAAAAGGGTCTGTGGAAGACGTTAATGGAGAGATTCTCCTCCAAATCACCAGAAGATGTTCCAGAGAAAGCTCCTGAAAAATaa
- the tomm6 gene encoding mitochondrial import receptor subunit TOM6 homolog, producing the protein MTGSNGKKSPSSGVMDWIGSACRFASDRNDFRRNLLVNLGLFAAGVWVARNLSDFDLMSPQPVT; encoded by the exons ATGACCGGTTCAAACGGTAAAAAGAGCCCTTCCTCCGGTGTGATGGACTGGATCGGTTCAGCTTGTCGGTTTGCATCAGACAGAAACGACTTCAGAAG GAATCTTCTGGTCAACTTGGGTTTGTTTGCAGCCGGTGTTTGGGTCGCAAGGAATCTCTCAGATTTTGACCTGATGTCTCCTCAGCCTGTGACATAA
- the lg12h1orf74 gene encoding UPF0739 protein C1orf74 homolog yields MSIQELFVAAARKCLCVSRKSLSVPQSLDLAAQVSAVDLGLKPTLLYDSNGASSEQVQQYLSSLQFSQLVSKSLLTLDLNGNSLIVNPVTVRSNLELVLRGSGVAAIDICPSLERPTITDLLRGEMKSTIQDLLLLLRESEQLKEAEKPLYVGEKCEEWNLCTVFGLLLGYPVTYWFDQTKSFENCLSMAPLMVTTAAATWQAEATGHRCCLYSFSVPAVLLKETQSNLEDWNLRLQERFQQQNVLMDLIVCQTTVTLPSVCL; encoded by the coding sequence ATGTCCATTCAGGAGCTCTTTGTTGCTGCAGCTcgtaaatgtctgtgtgttagcaGAAAATCTCTCTCCGTTCCCCAGAGCCTGGACCTGGCCGCACAGGTCTCAGCTGTCGATTTGGGGCTAAAACCCACTCTGCTGTACGACAGTAACGGCGCCAGTTCAGAGCAGGTGCAGCAGTATTTGAGCTCTTTGCAGTTTTCCCAGCTTGTGTCTAAATCACTTCTCACATTGGATTTAAATGGAAACAGTCTTATTGTCAATCCAGTTACAGTCAGATCAAATCTAGAGCTGGTGCTTCGTGGCAGCGGTGTGGCTGCGATCGACATCTGCCCCTCGCTGGAGAGGCCGACCATCACTGACCTGCtcagaggagagatgaagagcaCGATACAAGATTTACTGCTTCTTCTGAGGGAGTCTGAACAACTGAAGGAGGCTGAGAAACCTCTTTATGTTGGAGAGAAATGTGAAGAATGGAACCTGTGCACCGTCTTCGGCCTTCTGTTGGGTTACCCTGTCACATACTGGTTCGATCAGACCAAAAGCTTTGAAAACTGTTTGTCCATGGCTCCCCTGATGGTGACTACAGCTGCAGCAACATGGCAGGCAGAGGCCACAGGTCACAGATGTTGTCTGTACTCTTTCAGCGTCCCAGCTGTTCTGCTTAAAGAGACGCAGTCCAACCTGGAGGACTGGAACCTTCGATTACAAGAAAGATTTCAGCAGCAAAATGTCCTCATGGATCTCATTGTTTGTCAAACCACAGTAACTCTGCCCTCAGTCTGTTTGTGA
- the sirt4 gene encoding NAD-dependent protein lipoamidase sirtuin-4, mitochondrial, protein MRLPWWTLTLHTGPVRRASSVPEGMLNFVPACSTADVQSLDLLQDFVSRSRCLFVITGAGLSTESGIPDYRSEGVGLYARTDRRPMQHAEFVRSAKSRQRYWARNFLGWPQFSSHQPNSAHKVLQQWEERGKLHWLVTQNVDALHSKAGQKRLTELHGCTHRVMCLGCGAISAREELQRRFISLNPDWRAQAGAVAPDGDVFLEDEQVLHFRVPSCDDCGGILKPEVTFFGDTVKKGTVHFVHERLTESDAVLVVGSSLQVYSGYRFLLAASDRKMPIAILNIGPTRADHLAELKVSGRCGEVLSVIHPL, encoded by the exons ATGAGACTGCCCTGGTGGACCCTCACATTACACACAGGACCTGTGAGGAGGGCATCTTCAGTCCCTGAGGGTATGCTGAACTTCGTCCCCGCCTGCAGCACCGCTGATGTCCAGTCACTGGACCTGCTGCAGGACTTTGTGTCCCGATCCAGATGCCTGTTTGTTATCACCGGGgcaggtctctccacagagtCAGGCATCCCTGATTATCGCTCGGAGGGTGTTGGACTGTACGCCCGCACCGACAGACGACCCATGCAGCATGCAGAATTCGTCCGCAGTGCAAAGTCCCGTCAGCGATACTGGGCCAGAAATTTTCTCGGGTGGCCGCAGTTCTCCTCACATCAGCCAAATTCTGCACACAAGGTCCTGCagcagtgggaggagagggggaagcTGCACTGGCTGGTCACACAAAACGTGGATGCTCTTCACTCAAAGGCAGGACAGAAGAGACTGACTGAGCTCCACGGCTGCACCCACAG GGTGATGTGCCTGGGCTGTGGTGCCATCTCAGCgagggaggagctgcagagacgATTCATATCGCTAAACCCAGACTGGAGAGCTCAGGCAGGCGCCGTGGCTCCAGACGGTGATGTCTTCTTGGAGGACGAGCAGGTCCTCCATTTCAGAGTTCCCTCCTGTGATGACTGTGGAGGAATATTGAAGCCTGAGGTCACGTTTTTTGGAGACACTGTGAAGAAAGGGACAGTACATTTCGTGCACGAGAGACTGACGGAGTCTGACGCGGTGCTAGTCGTGGGCTCCTCACTACAG GTATATTCAGGATACAGGTTCTTACTGGCAGCAAGCGACAGGAAAATGCCCATCGCCATCCTGAACATCGGGCCCACAAGAGCCGACCACCTGGCTGAGCTGAAAGTGAGCGGCCGCTGCGGTGAAGTGCTGTCGGTCATTCACCCCCTCTGA
- the sxph gene encoding saxiphilin-like, producing the protein MRGLYAFLVLFIFVCCVRAKKVRWCTVSDPEQRKCAELAKALVAVLPPADVVAFARLSCIRASSTTDCIERIRANRADIVTLDAGEVYSAVKQFGLVAIAKEIYSDGGCILSVAVVRNSSLDIRSLQGLRSCHSGARWTAGWSLPLGFLLSRNYLSWSKEQPLSQDVSTFFSASCIPGAAAMAPPLCALCQGQKSYIRQKNYLCETSHSEPFYNNQGALRCLRSGAGDVAFVDHLALESIEESESDEFRLLCTNGTQAPLSHYRTCNLGRGPGGGTVTRLNFRKFARKFLTTVQTMFGQRGRERQRFQLFNSSTFGENDLLFKDVTDKLAVLADDMDVSQVLGLDYVALLKGLGHEGSSLEDSVVRWCCISHAEQKKCEQWALSIKSDPLVCVRAVSMRDCIEKIKRDEVDAVSLDATHSFIAGRCGLVPVVTEYYGKKCVLAEGSTHLETDVLPSVVGVAVAKRSSRNIFIGNLGGRRSCHSHMYSPSGWLLPYRHTLSLEHNSSSPCDPDQVYNQVFWKGCLPGSQGNLCKVCMGGTGEAATKRCADNHNERYYGNMGALRCLVGDPTGKSYGDVAFLEQHNLEANILSLSSTGWADGWTSSEFELLCGDGRRAPLSEWESCNLGVIPPNTIMTRPVLTARVYDFLMKSQETLAATPNTEFKLFESQQYGESDLLFKDATKCFVHTSHIDYRSILGEEFYTHAETVFNCTHSDILEFCNQDVCSIF; encoded by the exons ATGCGAGGACTTTATGCTTTTTTAGTCTTGTTCATCTTTGTCTGCTGCGTCAGGG CGAAGAAGGTGCGGTGGTGCACGGTGTCAGATCCTGAACAGAGGAAGTGTGCAGAACTAGCTAAAGCTCTGGTGGCGGTGCTGCCTCCAGCTGATGTGGTAGCTTTTGCCCGACTCTCATGCATACGAGCGTCCAGCACGACTGACTGCATCGAAAGGATCAGG GCAAACCGTGCTGATATTGTGACATTAGATGCAGGAGAAGTTTATTCTGCTGTGAAGCAGTTCGGCCTCGTCGCCATTGCTAAGGAGATCTACAGTGATG GAGGCTGTATTCTGTCTGTGGCTGTggtgagaaacagcagcttgGACATACGGTCCCTGCAGGGCCTCAGGAGTTGTCACAGCGGGGCTCGATGGACAGCTGGATGGAGTCTTCCTCTCGGCTTCCTGCTGTCCCGAAACTACCTGAGCTGGTCAAAGGAGCAGCCACTCAGTCAGG ACGTCAGTACATTTTTCAGTGCCAGCTGTATTCCTGGAGCTGCTGCCATGGCACCTCCTCTGTGCGCTCTGTGCCAAGGCCAGAAGTCTTACATTCGCCAGAAGAATTACCTCTGTGAAACGTCTCACAGTGAGCCCTTCTACAACAACCAGGGAGCCCTCAG ATGTCTCAGGAGCGGGGCAGGGGATGTTGCATTTGTGGACCACCTAGCCCTTGAAAGTATTGAAG agagtgagagtgatgAGTTCAGGTTACTGTGTACTAACGGCACACAGGCTCCTCTCAGCCACTACAGAACCTGTAATCTGGGACGTGGTCCTGGGGGGGGCACAGTCACCAGATTAAACTTTCGCAAGTTTGCTCGCAAATTCCTAACAACAGTGcag ACGATGTTTGGCCAACGAGGAAGAGAGAGGCAGCGCTTCCAACTCTTCAACTCTTCGACTTTTGGGGAAAACGATCTTCTCTTCAAAGACGTGACAGATAAACTTGCTGTTCTGGCAGATGACATGGACGTCAGTCAGGTGCTGGGGCTGGATTATGTGGCTCTTCTCAAAGGCCTCGGACATGAAG gaagcTCACTGGAGGACAGTGTTGTGCGATGGTGCTGCATCAGCCATGCAGAGCAGAAGAAATGCGAACAGTGGGCTCTCAGTATTAAGTCAGACCCGCTGGTGTGTGTTAGAGCAGTGTCAATGCGTGACTGTATCGAGAAAATTAAG AGGGACGAGGTGGACGCTGTCTCACTGGATGCAACTCACTCATTCATTGCTGGGAGATGTGGTCTCGTCCCTGTTGTAACAGAATATTACG gaaaaaaatgtgtgctCGCTGAAGGATCAACTCACTTAGAGACAGATG tgTTGCCCTCTGTGGTTGGTGTAGCAGTTGCAAAGCGCTCcagcagaaacattttcattggGAACCTCGGAGGTCGTCGCTCCTGTCACAGCCACATGTACAGCCCCTCGGGCTGGCTGCTgccatacagacacacactgagcctGGAGCATAACAGCAGCTCCCCCTGTGACCCAGACCAAG TGTACAACCAGGTGTTTTGGAAAGGCTGTCTTCCTGGATCTCAGGGGAATCTGTGTAAAGTGTGTATGGGAGGCACCGGGGAGGCCGCAACCAAACGCTGTGCTGACAACCACAATGAGCGTTACTATGGCAACATGGGGGCTTTAAG GTGTCTGGTTGGAGATCCCACTGGAAAAAGCTACGGAGATGTGGCCTTCCTCGAGCAGCACAACCTTGAGGCCAACATCCTCA GTCTGAGCTCCACTGGTTGGGCAGACGGCTGGACGTCGTCAGAGTTTGAGCTGCTGTGTGGTGATGGTCGTCGGGCCCCGTTGTCAGAGTGGGAGAGCTGTAACCTCGGAGTCATCCCACCGAACACCATCATGACTCGGCCAGTGCTCACGGCACGAGTGTACGACTTCCTCATGAAGTCACAG GAAACATTGGCAGCCACCCCAAACACAGAGTTCAAGCTCTTTGAGTCTCAGCAGTACGGAGAGAGTGATCTGCTGTTTAAAGATGCAACGAAGTGTTTCGTCCACACGAGCCATATCGACTACCGCTCCATCCTCGGAGAAGAGTTTTACACTCATGCAGAAACTGTCTTCAACTGCACACACTCTG ATATCTTGGAGTTTTGCAATCAGGACGTGTGCAGCATTTTCTAA
- the eif4enif1 gene encoding eukaryotic translation initiation factor 4E transporter isoform X1 encodes MENDACVEPKTGDAAVDQAKQQPATTAPYRYTKEELLEIKELPISNERPECLSEKYDSDGVWDPEKWHASLYPTSERSSPVEGFKKDYVDDRVPLKRRIPDPRERLKEDDLDVILSPQRRSFGGGCQGNAAPAPHTRRPISPLENKENESLRLGGARRIGSGRIIAARAFEREARAEKERERERDFKDKRFRRDFGDKRVFSERRRNDSYAEEEPEWFSGGPTSQSETIELIGFDDKILEDDKRKSKRSRKRTESVKEAVECNGGQVEDQDVGLQSTADQEVPHPDVLPEQSTGDFDFNEFFNLEKTMPGLASMIEDVLGEGPVSASRFSQWFSSNLSPSGSRSSSLRSTPHEELEKLAGLEPRCTSPSQGPAPYFTPIQSSECKEKVDILELLHKAKIDLKPLLSTLSVNKARLRESTNSGVVLSLEEVEGEMKGMKLGSEPQVRKVPPPQRGNGTPFMAEHLEEALTGGSSVRPRSRDTDMSAFNKLVSSMKASGTLPTHPKTNTSNQPSDPAVVTLSEAQVPAQQQKNIFQELLGGPARSASPTLLGNLLGSSEGSTTSAPLHGLLHKGPSPPLFPQRAPSPDYFNSRLQTSAGFPVGPQSMLPEQFADVHRSISPGSAAQQQMRALSMPVNQADLEALAFQQDLALHAHHSFQPGYNKPQQDKSFRNRPQRANRSPGPGPQPAGRNSPGNAVTSMLSPSFTPTSVIRKMYATKEKSRDEPSSRSETKEEGASHSQEDSSSPNLYLEAMDGNAAQSGGVKANSQTLPGKDQERLRPGSGGGRHTPTMVPPGPSSSFPRPIYPVPLLSHVPMVRPPPQLHPNVVQRMLAQGIQPQQLGPALVQAGIFPPHADLAQLQGLPPALLGQPLYSLGATGHPLLPPRANTQMQLAVMQQQLQHQRPIHPSVPGPQSQSQGPHRTNGSQRHGGSPPLGLAKWFGSDVLEQPLPSMPAKVISVDELEFRP; translated from the exons ATGGAGAATGATGCTTGTGTCGAACCCAAGACTGGTGATGCAGCTGTGGATCAAGCTAAGCAACAGCCTGCCACCACAGCTCCTTACAGATACACTAAG GAGGAGCTTCTGGAAATAAAAGAATTGCCAATCTCCAATGAGAGGCCAGAATGTCTCTCTGAGAAATATGACAG TGATGGTGTCTGGGATCCTGAGAAGTGGCATGCCTCATTGTATCCCACTTCAGAGCGTAGCTCTCCAGTGGAAGGTTTTAAGAAGGACTATGTGGATGACAGAGTTCCCCTGAAACGAAGAATCCCAg ATCCTCGTGAGCGGTTAAAGGAGGATGATCTGGATGTCATACTGAGCCCGCAGCGACGCAGCTTTGGAGGTGGATGTCAAGGCAACGCTGCACCTGCCCCCCACACCCGACGCCCAATCAGCCCCCTGGAAAATAAGGAGAATGAAAGTCTCCGTCTAGGAGGGGCACGCAGAATCGGCAGTGGACGCATAATTGCTGCCAGAGCCTTTGAGAGAGAAGCCcgagcagagaaagagagggaacgAGAGAGAGACTTTAAAGATAAAAGATTCAGG AGAGATTTTGGTGACAAACGTGTGTTTAGTGAAAGGAGAAGGAATGACTCTTACGCAGAGGAGGAACCAGAGTGGTTCTCTGGGGGTCCCACAAGCCAGTCCGAGACAATTGAACTCATTGGATTTGATGACAAAATCCTGGAAGATGATAAACGCAAGTCCAAGCGGTCAAGGAAGCGGACAGAGTCTGTGAAGGAAG CAGTGGAATGTAATGGTGGACAAGTGGAAGATCAAGATGTGGGTTTGCAGTCTACAGCCGATCAGGAGGTTCCCCACCCTGACGTCCTGCCGGAGCAGTCAACTGGGGACTTTGACTTCAACGAATTCTTCAATCTGGAGAAGACCATGCCAGGACTGGCCTCT ATGATAGAGGACGTTTTGGGGGAGGGCCCTGTATCAGCTAGCCGCTTCAGTCAGTGGTTCTCCAGTAACCTGAGCCCTTCAGGCAGCCGGTCAAGCAGTCTGAGGTCCACTCCTCACGAGGAGCTGGAAAAACTAGCAg ggcTTGAGCCACGCTGCACATCCCCCAGCCAAGGCCCTGCCCCCTACTTCACACCTATTCAGTCATCGGAGTGCAAGGAGAAGGTGGACATCCTCGAGCTACTACACAAGGCCAAAATAGACCTGAAGCCCCTGCTGTCCACCCTGTCAGTCAACAAAGCTCGGCTACGGGAAAGCA CTAATTCTGGAGTGGTGCTCTctctggaggaggtggagggagagatgaaggggATGAAGCTGGGCTCAGAACCACAGGTGCGAAAGGTGCCGCctccacagagaggaaatggcACGCCCTTCATGGCTGAGCATTTAGAGGAGGCTTTAACCGGGGGCTCCAGTGTCCGTCCACGCTCACGTGACACAGACATGTCAGCCTTTAATAAACTGGTCAGCAGCATGAAGGCAAGTGGAACTCTGCCAACTCACCCCAAAACCAACACAAGCAAT CAACCTTCAGACCCAGCTGTGGTGACATTGTCTGAAGCTCAGGTGCCTGctcaacagcagaaaaacatatTCCAG GAGCTCTTAGGCGGTCCTGCTCGTAGTGCCTCCCCTACGCTACTTGGCAATCTGTTGGGCAGCTCTGAGGGCTCAACAACCTCTGCCCCTCTTCATGGCCTACTACACAAGGGACCGTCACCCCCTCTCTTTCCACAGAGGGCGCCCTCACCTGACTACTTCAACAGTCGGTTGCAGACTTCAGCAG GTTTTCCTGTTGGTCCTCAGTCCATGCTGCCAGAACAGTTTGCTGATGTACACAGGTCCATCAGCCCTGGATCTGCTGCACAGCAACAG ATGAGGGCGCTGTCAATGCCAGTGAATCAGGCCGACCTGGAAGCACTGGCATTCCAACAGGACCTCGCTCTACATGCTCACCACTCATTCCAGCCCGGCTACAATAAGCCACAACAAGACAAATCTTTTCGAAATCg ACCGCAGCGTGCTAATCGCTCCCCTGGTCCAGGCCCTCAGCCTGCTGGGAGGAACTCTCCAGGCAATGCTGTCACCAGCATG TTGTCTCCTTCATTTACACCCACATCTGTGATCCGCAAAATGTATGcgacaaaagagaaaagcagagatgaACCGTCAAGTCGTTCAGAAACCAAGGAGGAGGGAGCATCACACTCTCAAGAAG ACAGCAGCTCCCCAAATCTTTACCTGGAAGCGATGGATGGGAATGCTGCCCAGTCTGGAGGAGTAAAGGCCAACTCACAGACCTTGCCAGGCAAGGACCAGGAGCGTCTCAGGCCTGGCTCCGGAGGTGGACGCCATACGCCCACCATGGTACCTCCAGGACCATCCTCGTCTTTTCCTCGTCCCATTTACCCGGTACCGCTGCTATCCCATGTACCTATGGTGCGTCCTCCTCCCCAGCTCCACCCTAATGTGGTTCAGCGAATGCTGGCACAGGGTATCCAGCCCCAGCAGCTTGGACCTGCTCTTGTGCAAGCTG GTATATTTCCACCACACGCTGACCTTGCACAACTTCAAGGCTTGCCTCCTGCCCTGCTTGGACAACCGCTGTACTCTCTAGGTGCAACAGGGCATCCACTTCTACCTCCCAGAGCCAACACTCAGATGCAGTTAGCAGTAATGCAGCAGCAACTTCAGCACCAGAGGCCAA TACATCCAAGTGTCCCAGGCCCTCAGTCACAGAGCCAAGGCCCCCACCGGACAAACGGCTCCCAGCGACACGGGGGCAGCCCCCCTCTTGGCCTTGCCAAGTGGTTTGGATCAGACGTGCTAGAGCAACCACTCCCCTCCATGCCCGCCAAGGTCATAAGTGTAGATGAATTGGAGTTCCGGccataa
- the eif4enif1 gene encoding eukaryotic translation initiation factor 4E transporter isoform X2: MENDACVEPKTGDAAVDQAKQQPATTAPYRYTKEELLEIKELPISNERPECLSEKYDSDGVWDPEKWHASLYPTSERSSPVEGFKKDYVDDRVPLKRRIPDPRERLKEDDLDVILSPQRRSFGGGCQGNAAPAPHTRRPISPLENKENESLRLGGARRIGSGRIIAARAFEREARAEKERERERDFKDKRFRRDFGDKRVFSERRRNDSYAEEEPEWFSGGPTSQSETIELIGFDDKILEDDKRKSKRSRKRTESVKEAVECNGGQVEDQDVGLQSTADQEVPHPDVLPEQSTGDFDFNEFFNLEKTMPGLASMIEDVLGEGPVSASRFSQWFSSNLSPSGSRSSSLRSTPHEELEKLAGLEPRCTSPSQGPAPYFTPIQSSECKEKVDILELLHKAKIDLKPLLSTLSVNKARLRESTNSGVVLSLEEVEGEMKGMKLGSEPQVRKVPPPQRGNGTPFMAEHLEEALTGGSSVRPRSRDTDMSAFNKLVSSMKQPSDPAVVTLSEAQVPAQQQKNIFQELLGGPARSASPTLLGNLLGSSEGSTTSAPLHGLLHKGPSPPLFPQRAPSPDYFNSRLQTSAGFPVGPQSMLPEQFADVHRSISPGSAAQQQMRALSMPVNQADLEALAFQQDLALHAHHSFQPGYNKPQQDKSFRNRPQRANRSPGPGPQPAGRNSPGNAVTSMLSPSFTPTSVIRKMYATKEKSRDEPSSRSETKEEGASHSQEDSSSPNLYLEAMDGNAAQSGGVKANSQTLPGKDQERLRPGSGGGRHTPTMVPPGPSSSFPRPIYPVPLLSHVPMVRPPPQLHPNVVQRMLAQGIQPQQLGPALVQAGIFPPHADLAQLQGLPPALLGQPLYSLGATGHPLLPPRANTQMQLAVMQQQLQHQRPIHPSVPGPQSQSQGPHRTNGSQRHGGSPPLGLAKWFGSDVLEQPLPSMPAKVISVDELEFRP; this comes from the exons ATGGAGAATGATGCTTGTGTCGAACCCAAGACTGGTGATGCAGCTGTGGATCAAGCTAAGCAACAGCCTGCCACCACAGCTCCTTACAGATACACTAAG GAGGAGCTTCTGGAAATAAAAGAATTGCCAATCTCCAATGAGAGGCCAGAATGTCTCTCTGAGAAATATGACAG TGATGGTGTCTGGGATCCTGAGAAGTGGCATGCCTCATTGTATCCCACTTCAGAGCGTAGCTCTCCAGTGGAAGGTTTTAAGAAGGACTATGTGGATGACAGAGTTCCCCTGAAACGAAGAATCCCAg ATCCTCGTGAGCGGTTAAAGGAGGATGATCTGGATGTCATACTGAGCCCGCAGCGACGCAGCTTTGGAGGTGGATGTCAAGGCAACGCTGCACCTGCCCCCCACACCCGACGCCCAATCAGCCCCCTGGAAAATAAGGAGAATGAAAGTCTCCGTCTAGGAGGGGCACGCAGAATCGGCAGTGGACGCATAATTGCTGCCAGAGCCTTTGAGAGAGAAGCCcgagcagagaaagagagggaacgAGAGAGAGACTTTAAAGATAAAAGATTCAGG AGAGATTTTGGTGACAAACGTGTGTTTAGTGAAAGGAGAAGGAATGACTCTTACGCAGAGGAGGAACCAGAGTGGTTCTCTGGGGGTCCCACAAGCCAGTCCGAGACAATTGAACTCATTGGATTTGATGACAAAATCCTGGAAGATGATAAACGCAAGTCCAAGCGGTCAAGGAAGCGGACAGAGTCTGTGAAGGAAG CAGTGGAATGTAATGGTGGACAAGTGGAAGATCAAGATGTGGGTTTGCAGTCTACAGCCGATCAGGAGGTTCCCCACCCTGACGTCCTGCCGGAGCAGTCAACTGGGGACTTTGACTTCAACGAATTCTTCAATCTGGAGAAGACCATGCCAGGACTGGCCTCT ATGATAGAGGACGTTTTGGGGGAGGGCCCTGTATCAGCTAGCCGCTTCAGTCAGTGGTTCTCCAGTAACCTGAGCCCTTCAGGCAGCCGGTCAAGCAGTCTGAGGTCCACTCCTCACGAGGAGCTGGAAAAACTAGCAg ggcTTGAGCCACGCTGCACATCCCCCAGCCAAGGCCCTGCCCCCTACTTCACACCTATTCAGTCATCGGAGTGCAAGGAGAAGGTGGACATCCTCGAGCTACTACACAAGGCCAAAATAGACCTGAAGCCCCTGCTGTCCACCCTGTCAGTCAACAAAGCTCGGCTACGGGAAAGCA CTAATTCTGGAGTGGTGCTCTctctggaggaggtggagggagagatgaaggggATGAAGCTGGGCTCAGAACCACAGGTGCGAAAGGTGCCGCctccacagagaggaaatggcACGCCCTTCATGGCTGAGCATTTAGAGGAGGCTTTAACCGGGGGCTCCAGTGTCCGTCCACGCTCACGTGACACAGACATGTCAGCCTTTAATAAACTGGTCAGCAGCATGAAG CAACCTTCAGACCCAGCTGTGGTGACATTGTCTGAAGCTCAGGTGCCTGctcaacagcagaaaaacatatTCCAG GAGCTCTTAGGCGGTCCTGCTCGTAGTGCCTCCCCTACGCTACTTGGCAATCTGTTGGGCAGCTCTGAGGGCTCAACAACCTCTGCCCCTCTTCATGGCCTACTACACAAGGGACCGTCACCCCCTCTCTTTCCACAGAGGGCGCCCTCACCTGACTACTTCAACAGTCGGTTGCAGACTTCAGCAG GTTTTCCTGTTGGTCCTCAGTCCATGCTGCCAGAACAGTTTGCTGATGTACACAGGTCCATCAGCCCTGGATCTGCTGCACAGCAACAG ATGAGGGCGCTGTCAATGCCAGTGAATCAGGCCGACCTGGAAGCACTGGCATTCCAACAGGACCTCGCTCTACATGCTCACCACTCATTCCAGCCCGGCTACAATAAGCCACAACAAGACAAATCTTTTCGAAATCg ACCGCAGCGTGCTAATCGCTCCCCTGGTCCAGGCCCTCAGCCTGCTGGGAGGAACTCTCCAGGCAATGCTGTCACCAGCATG TTGTCTCCTTCATTTACACCCACATCTGTGATCCGCAAAATGTATGcgacaaaagagaaaagcagagatgaACCGTCAAGTCGTTCAGAAACCAAGGAGGAGGGAGCATCACACTCTCAAGAAG ACAGCAGCTCCCCAAATCTTTACCTGGAAGCGATGGATGGGAATGCTGCCCAGTCTGGAGGAGTAAAGGCCAACTCACAGACCTTGCCAGGCAAGGACCAGGAGCGTCTCAGGCCTGGCTCCGGAGGTGGACGCCATACGCCCACCATGGTACCTCCAGGACCATCCTCGTCTTTTCCTCGTCCCATTTACCCGGTACCGCTGCTATCCCATGTACCTATGGTGCGTCCTCCTCCCCAGCTCCACCCTAATGTGGTTCAGCGAATGCTGGCACAGGGTATCCAGCCCCAGCAGCTTGGACCTGCTCTTGTGCAAGCTG GTATATTTCCACCACACGCTGACCTTGCACAACTTCAAGGCTTGCCTCCTGCCCTGCTTGGACAACCGCTGTACTCTCTAGGTGCAACAGGGCATCCACTTCTACCTCCCAGAGCCAACACTCAGATGCAGTTAGCAGTAATGCAGCAGCAACTTCAGCACCAGAGGCCAA TACATCCAAGTGTCCCAGGCCCTCAGTCACAGAGCCAAGGCCCCCACCGGACAAACGGCTCCCAGCGACACGGGGGCAGCCCCCCTCTTGGCCTTGCCAAGTGGTTTGGATCAGACGTGCTAGAGCAACCACTCCCCTCCATGCCCGCCAAGGTCATAAGTGTAGATGAATTGGAGTTCCGGccataa